The following proteins are encoded in a genomic region of Pikeienuella piscinae:
- the amt gene encoding ammonium transporter, giving the protein MTRTLNRAGLGAALGLAAFTAPALAHEASDVAANPPVAGEIGYIFTTFMFLVAGFLVMFMAAGFSMLEAGLVRTKNVTMQLTKNIALFAFAAIAYYVIGYHLMYPGEGWSIAGYLGAFSMAALEPVGLAGTETDLSYASVGSDFFFQLMFCATTASIVSGALAERIKLWPFLAFIIVLTALIYPIQASWKWGGGFLDSMGFLDFAGSTVVHSVGGWAALAGALILGPRLGKYKDGRVNPMPGSNLTLATLGTFILWLGWFGFNGGSQLYMNSAGNVADISRIFANTNTAAAGGAIAALILTQVVYKKVDLTMLLNGALAGLVSITAEPLTPSLGAATLIGAVGGVIVVIAVPFLDKLKIDDVVGAIPVHLCAGIWGTVAVVLTNSDASIVTQLISIIVVGVFVFGVSGVVWYILKLSMGIRVSEEDEVNGLDMSELGMEAYPEFGQGSQIS; this is encoded by the coding sequence ATGACCAGAACTCTCAATCGCGCCGGCCTCGGCGCCGCGCTCGGTCTCGCGGCGTTCACCGCGCCGGCGCTTGCGCACGAGGCCTCCGATGTCGCGGCCAATCCACCCGTCGCCGGCGAGATCGGCTATATCTTCACCACGTTCATGTTCCTGGTGGCCGGTTTTCTGGTCATGTTCATGGCCGCCGGGTTCTCGATGCTCGAAGCCGGGCTGGTGCGCACCAAGAACGTCACGATGCAGCTCACCAAGAACATTGCGCTCTTCGCCTTCGCTGCGATCGCTTATTATGTGATCGGTTATCACCTGATGTATCCGGGCGAGGGATGGAGCATCGCCGGTTATCTCGGCGCGTTCTCGATGGCGGCATTGGAGCCGGTCGGTCTCGCCGGGACCGAAACCGATCTGAGTTACGCGTCGGTCGGTTCGGATTTCTTCTTCCAGCTGATGTTCTGCGCCACCACCGCGTCGATCGTCTCCGGAGCGCTGGCGGAGCGCATCAAGCTCTGGCCCTTCCTCGCCTTCATCATCGTTCTCACCGCCCTGATCTACCCGATACAGGCGTCGTGGAAATGGGGTGGCGGTTTCCTCGACTCAATGGGTTTCCTGGATTTCGCCGGCTCCACGGTCGTGCATTCGGTCGGCGGCTGGGCCGCTCTCGCCGGCGCGCTGATCCTCGGGCCGAGACTCGGCAAGTACAAGGACGGCCGGGTCAATCCGATGCCGGGCTCGAATCTCACCCTGGCGACGCTCGGCACATTCATCCTCTGGCTCGGCTGGTTCGGCTTCAACGGCGGCTCGCAACTCTACATGAACTCGGCCGGCAACGTCGCCGATATCAGCCGGATTTTCGCCAACACCAACACGGCGGCGGCCGGCGGTGCGATTGCGGCGCTGATCCTGACGCAGGTGGTGTACAAGAAGGTCGACCTCACGATGTTGCTGAACGGCGCCCTCGCCGGGCTTGTCTCGATCACGGCGGAGCCGCTGACGCCGAGCCTTGGCGCGGCGACGCTGATCGGCGCCGTCGGCGGGGTGATCGTGGTCATCGCGGTGCCTTTCCTCGACAAGCTGAAGATCGACGATGTCGTCGGCGCCATCCCGGTGCATCTCTGCGCCGGGATCTGGGGCACCGTCGCGGTCGTGCTGACCAATTCCGACGCCTCGATCGTGACGCAGCTGATTTCGATCATCGTCGTCGGCGTCTTTGTCTTCGGCGTTTCCGGCGTGGTCTGGTACATCCTGAAGCTGTCTATGGGCATCCGCGTCAGCGAGGAGGACGAGGTCAACGGGCTCGACATGTCCGAGCTCGGCATGGAGGCCTATCCCGAGTTCGGCCAAGGCTCGCAGATCAGCTGA
- a CDS encoding P-II family nitrogen regulator: protein MKLVTAVLKPFKLEEVREALTAIGVQGLMVSEVKGYGRQSGHTEIYRGAEYVVNFVPKIRLEVAAPDGEVEKIVDAISRTARTGKIGDGKIFVWDIEQALRVRTGEQGEEAL, encoded by the coding sequence ATGAAGCTCGTCACAGCAGTTCTGAAACCATTCAAGCTCGAAGAGGTGAGAGAAGCTCTGACCGCCATCGGCGTTCAGGGACTCATGGTCTCCGAGGTGAAAGGATATGGCCGTCAGAGCGGTCATACTGAGATCTATCGCGGCGCCGAGTACGTGGTGAATTTCGTGCCGAAGATCCGGCTTGAGGTCGCCGCGCCCGATGGCGAAGTCGAGAAGATCGTCGACGCGATCAGCCGGACCGCCCGCACCGGCAAGATCGGCGACGGCAAGATCTTCGTCTGGGATATCGAACAGGCCTTGCGCGTCCGGACGGGTGAGCAGGGCGAGGAAGCGCTCTGA